The following is a genomic window from Chanos chanos chromosome 1, fChaCha1.1, whole genome shotgun sequence.
tgatacagtgtgtacagtaaaggactgctgtatgatacagtatatacagtaaaggactgctgtatgatacagtacagtaaaggactgctgtatgatacagtatatacagtaaaggactgctgtatgatacagtacagtaaaggactgctgtatgatacagtgtatacagtaaaggactgctgtatgatacagtacagtaaaggactgctgtatgatacagtatatacagtatatacagtaaaggactgctgtatgatacagtacagtaaaggactgctgtatgatacagtatatacagtaaaggactgctgtatgatacagtacagtaaaggactgctgtatgatacagtgtgtacagtaaaggactgctgtatgatatgTACTTACTTAtgtactgtgagagagaagccCACGGTTCAAGAGATGATGGGGGAAATTTGGCTTCAAAATTTTGAGAAATCAACTGTATCTTTCAGCAAAACGCCTTGGAATCAGTAAAAGTAAGGgttgaagtttttttgttttgttttgttttaaaagtagAGATGGAATATGGTGAAAGTACGCCAGAaaagatctctctttctcttacctctctgtttttcccccctctctctctaactttctctctctctcacacactcttttctttcctctctctttttttgtcagaagCTCACTCTTGGCACAGGTAGTGCTGAGTCATGTGGATAAAGGACAATACATCATGCGGCTGAAACTGGCTACGAATGAAATAACTCTGGCTTTCAGTTGGCACAGACGGGCATGGGCGGGCACTGGGTCGGTGGGTGTTTGGGCGATTTTGATGATTCCTCTGTGGCTCGATAACTTGCCTATTCCTGGTTTCAGAGAGCCTATTCCCATTCTCTGTGCCAGGACGTTTTGGGCACAGGGGCAGCCAGTGGCGGTCATGCCACCTCTGAGCAGGCTCTATATATTTGGGCCCCGAGGGGCAGAGTGAGCTAGTGGCCGAGGCGGGTATCGGTAAGAGTCGTCGCGTCTGTCCCTGtgtcttactgtctgtctctctgtgggtcGGTCTGTCCAGCTAACGGGTCAGAACCGTGTGTCTGAGCGTCATCTCCTCCAGTTATCCGTACTGTTCGAACACCAATTCTCCAACCAATCCAATAATATTATTAGAATACAGTCGTGTGTACGCACAAGAGTTGGTATGATCTTGTGAAGAACTCATTGTAAATGATCCGTTGTTTAGCAGAGGGAATACGATTCTAATATAGTAGGTGTGCAAACATACATAACACGCGTAAAGAGCTAAATTTGTCATGCTCCGTAACCGTGTGAACGCACAAATGTTCGTTTGTTTTCTACTTTTTGTTTAGGCAGGTGTTCAGAGTGTTCTTGTTTGAATTCTTCCTCACAGAAATTTCCATTTCATTGCATTCCATCCTGAATCAGCATGGCTTCAGACCACCCAACCCCTGAAAAGAAGGACAAACAACCTGACGCTGCGGTTTTTAAGGTGTGTCACCtggcaggcgcacacacacacacacacacaccacacagttcacacacatttcacacacacacacacacacacgcacacacatacacagagacgctaaacaaatgaaactgactGAATGGGGTCTCAGTGGTGCTTCCAGTGGGATCAGACCACCAGCTAAAATGAACACATCAATATTATTTTCTCTTGTGAATCAAGGCTTTTCATTCTCTTTGGGCAATAAAAGTTTCAATAATTTGCAGAGGAGTCTCCCTCTTTTGGTGGGCAAGATTAAAATCTCTATATAAGGTGACCTTATGAGAGAtctaaaagaacacttaagaAGGGGCTTCAACTAAAAACTGAAACGTGATACACCAAGAACCAAAAATCAGTATATATATTTCAGCACAAAAATAGTCACATTTGTTCATGTTACGTTTTTGCCGTCATCAGATTTTAGATGTGATATAACggtttcttcctcttttcaccCATCTATCTTTCTATTTctcccctacccccccccccccctccctctccctctctcacacacacacacacacacacagctagggatctatgagagagaaaacttcCAGGGGCAGTGCCATGAGCTGACAGGAGCTTGCCCCAACCTGCAGGAACTGGGAATAGAGCGGGTGGGCTCCATCATCGTGCACAGCGGCCCGTGAGTACGGGGAGGAAGGAGgggtgaggagggagagagagagagaggggaggaggagaaaagaggaggagaaaagaggagaaagtgaaTAAAGAAGTTCAGGGGTTAATCTGGTAGTATGTctaaatttgtgtttgtatgtttgcgtttgtgtgtttgtgtgtttgtgtgtgtgtgtgtgtgtgtgcgtggtgcaGCTGGGTGGGTTACGAACAGGCAGGCTGTACGGGGGAGCAGTATGTCTTTGAGAAAGGCCAGTACCCACGCTGGGATTCGTGGACTAACAGCAGGCGTGGTGAGAGTCTTGTTGCCTTCCGTCCCATAAAAGTGGTAAGAGCAACCTCCTGTCTCCCCATCTGTGTCGCATCTCTTTCCGTCTGACCGctcaggacagtgtgtgtgtgtgtgtgtgtgtgtgtgtctgagagagagagagaaagggagaaatagAGTGAAATCAACACACTGTAATTATGTCAGCTTGACTTTGTGGCTCTGACTTCTGCTCTATGGAGCCTTATGTGCTTATTACACACCAGATGTTTCCCTGGCTGTTGGATTGTTGCTctctgtgaaaaagagaagggtGATGAACATAACTCTCTCCCATGCCATGATGGGTTACTCTGAGTGTTTCAGGACAGTCAAGAGCATAAGGTCGTCCTGTTCGAGGCCCCAGGATTCACAGGGAAGAAGATTGAGATAATTGATGATGATGTTCCCAGTTTCCACGCCCACGGTTACCAAGAGAAGGTGTCGTCAGTACGAGTGCACAGTGGAACGTGAGTCAGTGCCTCACCTACTGCACTTattgcgcgcgcgcacgcacacacacacacacacacacacacacacacacacacacacactaccacacacacacacagacacacacacagacacacac
Proteins encoded in this region:
- the LOC115813165 gene encoding beta-crystallin B2-like isoform X2 translates to MASDHPTPEKKDKQPDAALGIYERENFQGQCHELTGACPNLQELGIERVGSIIVHSGPWVGYEQAGCTGEQYVFEKGQYPRWDSWTNSRRGESLVAFRPIKVDSQEHKVVLFEAPGFTGKKIEIIDDDVPSFHAHGYQEKVSSVRVHSGTWVGYQYPGYRGNQYVFEKGEYKDISELGAKAPQIQSVRRVLDQQWHSRGAFDTTD
- the LOC115813165 gene encoding beta-crystallin B2-like isoform X1; the encoded protein is MASDHPTPEKKDKQPDAAVFKLGIYERENFQGQCHELTGACPNLQELGIERVGSIIVHSGPWVGYEQAGCTGEQYVFEKGQYPRWDSWTNSRRGESLVAFRPIKVDSQEHKVVLFEAPGFTGKKIEIIDDDVPSFHAHGYQEKVSSVRVHSGTWVGYQYPGYRGNQYVFEKGEYKDISELGAKAPQIQSVRRVLDQQWHSRGAFDTTD